A DNA window from Streptomyces sp. B21-083 contains the following coding sequences:
- a CDS encoding acyl-CoA dehydrogenase family protein, with product MTDAAELTRLTRELLAAHPPADTDRLDFLKARFDAGLAWVHYPEGLGGLGAPRALQVVVDAELQAAGAPDNDPRRIGIGLGMAAPTILGFGTEEQKRKFLRPLWVGEEVWCQLFSEPGAGSDLAALGTRAVRSEGGDWIVNGQKVWTSSAHLARWAILIARTDPDLPKHKGITYFLCDMTDPGVEVRPLRQVTGEAEFNEVFLTDVRIPDAHRLGEVGDGWRVAQTTLNNERVAIGGMRIPREGGMIGPVAETWRERPELRTHDLHQRLLKLWVEAEVARLTGERTRQQLVAGQPGPEGSGLKLSFARLNQEISGLEVELLGEEGLLYEDWTMRRPELVDFVGRDAGYRYLRSKGNSIEGGTSEVLLNIVAERVLGLPSEPRTDKDVAWKDLAR from the coding sequence ATGACCGACGCAGCTGAACTCACCCGACTGACACGGGAGTTGCTGGCCGCACATCCGCCGGCCGACACCGACCGGCTCGACTTCCTCAAGGCCCGCTTCGACGCCGGGCTCGCCTGGGTGCACTACCCGGAAGGGCTGGGCGGTCTCGGCGCGCCGCGTGCCCTCCAGGTCGTCGTGGACGCCGAGTTGCAGGCCGCGGGGGCTCCCGACAACGACCCCCGGCGCATCGGTATCGGTCTGGGAATGGCCGCACCGACCATCCTCGGCTTCGGTACGGAGGAGCAGAAGCGCAAGTTCCTCCGGCCGCTGTGGGTGGGGGAGGAGGTCTGGTGCCAGCTGTTCTCCGAGCCGGGGGCCGGGTCCGACCTCGCCGCGCTGGGTACGCGGGCCGTGCGGTCCGAGGGGGGAGACTGGATCGTCAACGGGCAGAAGGTGTGGACGTCCAGCGCTCATCTCGCCCGCTGGGCCATCCTCATCGCACGCACCGACCCTGACCTGCCCAAGCACAAGGGCATCACCTACTTCCTCTGCGACATGACCGACCCCGGTGTCGAGGTCCGGCCGCTGCGGCAGGTCACCGGCGAGGCCGAGTTCAACGAGGTGTTCCTGACCGACGTCCGGATCCCGGACGCCCATCGCCTCGGCGAGGTCGGCGACGGCTGGCGGGTCGCGCAGACCACGCTGAACAACGAGCGCGTGGCCATCGGCGGTATGCGCATCCCGCGCGAGGGCGGCATGATCGGGCCCGTCGCCGAGACCTGGCGCGAACGCCCCGAGCTGCGCACCCACGATCTGCACCAGCGGCTGCTGAAGCTGTGGGTGGAGGCCGAGGTGGCCCGGCTCACGGGCGAGCGGACACGCCAGCAGCTCGTCGCCGGCCAGCCGGGCCCGGAGGGCTCCGGCCTGAAGCTCTCCTTCGCCCGCCTCAACCAGGAGATCAGCGGCCTGGAGGTGGAACTCCTCGGCGAGGAAGGCCTGTTGTACGAGGACTGGACCATGCGCCGGCCCGAGCTGGTGGACTTCGTCGGCCGTGACGCCGGCTACCGCTACCTCCGCTCCAAGGGCAACAGCATCGAGGGCGGGACCAGCGAGGTCCTGCTGAACATCGTCGCCGAACGGGTCCTGGGCCTGCCCAGCGAACCGCGCACCGACAAGGACGTCGCCTGGAAGGACCTCGCCCGATGA
- a CDS encoding NADPH:quinone oxidoreductase family protein → MQAWQVHQNGEPSEAMVLGEVERPVPAEGQVLLKVRAATINFPDVLLCRGEYQVRPPLPFTPGVEICGETEDGRRVIGNPVLPYGGFAEYVVADSRGLFTAPESLDDAEAAALLIGYQTGWFGLHRRAALEAGETLLVHAAAGGVGSAAVQLGKAAGATVIGVVGGAEKVSVARELGCDVVIDRRTENVVGAVKEATGGRGVDVVYDPVGGEAYTQSTKVVAFEGRIVVVGFAGGTIPSPALNHALVKNYSILGLHWGLYNTKNPKLVQHCHEQLTELAARGAIKPLVSERVPLAGAAAAVQRVAEGVTTGRVAVLPSLENGAAV, encoded by the coding sequence ATGCAGGCATGGCAAGTGCACCAGAACGGCGAGCCGAGCGAGGCGATGGTCCTCGGCGAGGTGGAGCGGCCGGTGCCCGCCGAGGGCCAGGTGCTGCTGAAGGTGCGGGCCGCGACCATCAACTTCCCGGACGTCCTGCTGTGCCGCGGGGAGTACCAGGTCAGGCCGCCGCTGCCGTTCACTCCTGGGGTGGAGATCTGCGGGGAGACCGAGGACGGCCGCCGGGTGATCGGGAACCCCGTGCTGCCGTACGGCGGTTTCGCCGAGTACGTCGTGGCGGACTCCCGAGGACTGTTCACGGCTCCCGAGTCGCTGGACGACGCCGAGGCCGCCGCCCTTCTCATCGGCTACCAGACGGGCTGGTTCGGACTGCACCGGCGGGCCGCTCTGGAGGCCGGCGAGACACTGCTCGTGCACGCCGCCGCCGGCGGGGTCGGCAGCGCCGCCGTACAGCTCGGGAAGGCCGCCGGAGCCACCGTCATCGGCGTCGTCGGCGGGGCCGAGAAGGTGTCCGTGGCACGGGAGCTGGGCTGCGACGTCGTCATCGACCGGCGCACGGAGAACGTCGTCGGGGCGGTGAAGGAAGCCACCGGTGGGCGCGGTGTCGACGTGGTCTACGACCCCGTCGGCGGGGAGGCCTACACCCAGTCCACGAAGGTCGTCGCCTTCGAGGGGCGGATCGTGGTCGTCGGCTTCGCCGGCGGAACCATTCCCAGCCCCGCGCTCAACCACGCCCTCGTGAAGAACTACTCGATCCTGGGCCTGCACTGGGGTCTGTACAACACCAAGAACCCGAAGCTGGTCCAGCACTGCCACGAACAGCTCACCGAGCTGGCCGCCCGGGGCGCGATCAAACCGCTGGTGAGCGAGCGTGTACCGCTGGCCGGGGCCGCCGCCGCGGTGCAGCGCGTCGCCGAGGGTGTCACCACCGGCCGGGTCGCTGTGCTGCCCTCGCTGGAGAACGGAGCCGCCGTATGA
- a CDS encoding helix-turn-helix domain-containing protein has translation MDATNVDLPTDQVLAEVGPRLRRIRKERGATLAGLSATTGISVSTLSRLESGLRRPSLELLLPIARAHRVALDELVGAPPVGDPRVRAKPIVRHGRTYLPLTRQPGGLQAFKVILPVSDQEPDPRTHEGYEWVYVLSGRLRLVLGEHDVVLGPGEAAEFDTRVPHWFGATGEGPAEFLSLFGPQGERMHVRARPTRTKGARP, from the coding sequence ATGGATGCCACAAACGTCGACCTTCCCACCGACCAGGTTCTCGCCGAGGTGGGGCCCCGGCTGCGGCGGATCCGCAAGGAGCGGGGTGCGACGCTCGCCGGACTGTCGGCCACGACCGGGATCTCCGTCAGTACGCTGTCACGGCTGGAATCGGGGCTTCGGCGCCCCAGCCTGGAGCTGCTGCTGCCCATCGCGCGGGCGCATCGCGTCGCGCTTGACGAGCTGGTCGGGGCCCCGCCCGTCGGCGACCCCCGGGTGCGGGCCAAGCCGATCGTGCGGCACGGGCGGACGTACCTCCCGCTCACCCGGCAGCCGGGCGGCCTCCAGGCGTTCAAGGTGATCCTGCCGGTGAGCGACCAGGAGCCCGACCCGCGTACGCACGAGGGGTACGAGTGGGTGTACGTCCTGTCGGGGCGGCTGCGGCTCGTGCTCGGCGAGCACGACGTGGTGCTCGGGCCGGGGGAGGCCGCCGAGTTCGACACCCGCGTGCCGCACTGGTTCGGGGCGACGGGGGAGGGGCCCGCGGAGTTCCTCAGCCTGTTCGGGCCGCAGGGGGAGCGGATGCACGTACGGGCGCGCCCCACCCGTACGAAGGGCGCGCGGCCGTGA
- a CDS encoding NAD(P)/FAD-dependent oxidoreductase produces the protein MTEQYEVAVIGGGAAGLSAALVLGRARCRTLVVDAGEPRNAPAAHMQGYLSRDGMPPAEFLAAGREEITRYGVELVVDRVVDVAKGEDFTLTLASGNRTVRARRLVVATGLRDELPAVPGVAEHFGRDVLHCPFCHGWEVRDRAFGVLASTPASVHQAVLVARWSKDVTLFLHTVAEDELTDEDLRRLAGAGVAVVPGEVESLTTDSGRVTGVRLRNGTTHARETVFVAPRAVPRNTLFETLGAELTETPFGTYPTVDATGLTTVPGVWAAGNAIGFGEQVIHAASGGYRAATAIVADLVFSAVPPGA, from the coding sequence ATGACCGAGCAGTACGAGGTTGCCGTCATCGGAGGCGGCGCGGCCGGGCTGTCGGCCGCGCTGGTCCTCGGCCGGGCCCGTTGCCGCACGCTGGTCGTCGACGCGGGCGAGCCGCGCAACGCGCCGGCGGCACACATGCAGGGCTATCTGTCCCGCGACGGGATGCCGCCGGCCGAGTTCCTGGCGGCGGGGCGCGAGGAGATCACGCGGTACGGGGTGGAGCTGGTCGTGGACAGGGTGGTGGACGTCGCCAAGGGCGAGGACTTCACGCTGACGCTGGCGAGCGGGAACCGTACGGTACGTGCCCGACGGCTCGTCGTCGCGACGGGGCTGCGGGACGAACTCCCCGCCGTGCCGGGCGTCGCCGAGCACTTCGGGCGGGACGTACTGCACTGTCCGTTCTGCCACGGCTGGGAGGTACGGGACCGGGCGTTCGGTGTGCTGGCCTCGACCCCGGCGAGCGTGCACCAGGCGGTGCTGGTCGCCCGGTGGTCGAAGGACGTGACGCTGTTCCTGCACACGGTCGCGGAGGACGAGCTCACCGACGAGGATCTGCGCAGGCTGGCGGGGGCAGGGGTGGCGGTGGTCCCCGGCGAGGTCGAGAGCCTGACGACGGACTCCGGCCGTGTCACCGGTGTGCGCCTCAGGAACGGCACGACGCACGCGCGCGAGACGGTGTTCGTCGCTCCCCGGGCCGTCCCGCGCAACACCCTGTTCGAGACCCTGGGCGCCGAACTGACGGAAACCCCGTTCGGCACGTACCCGACGGTGGACGCGACGGGCCTGACGACGGTGCCGGGTGTCTGGGCGGCGGGAAACGCCATCGGCTTCGGCGAGCAGGTCATCCACGCGGCGAGCGGCGGCTACCGCGCGGCCACGGCGATCGTGGCCGACCTGGTGTTCTCGGCGGTACCGCCCGGTGCGTGA
- a CDS encoding ATP-dependent DNA ligase, which translates to MLLTRLAHVSQEVAATSARSRKIALLAELFRDADADDVPIVIPYLAGRLPQGRLGIGWKVLDQQVPGAVEPSLTVRDVDARLTAIGAVGGAGSQAERRRLVGELLAAATTDEQRFLFALITGEVRQGALDAVAVEGLATATDAPPADVRRAVMLAGAIQPVAQALLADGPAALARFRLTVGRPVLPMLAHSASSVAEAVEKLGACAVEEKLDGIRVQVHRDGDDVRLYTRTLDDITDRLPELITVARALRGDRFILDGEVIAFDAAGRPRSFQETAGRVGSRVDVETAARDVPVSPVFFDVLSVDGHDLLDLPFAERHTELARLVPEPMRVRRLLAGGPADLPAAETFLADTLARGHEGVVIKALDAPYSAGRRGASWLKVKPVHTLDLVVLAAEWGHGRRTGKLSNLHLAARNPDGSFAMLGKTFKGMTDAMLTWQTERLQALAVSDDGWVVTVRPELVVEIAYDGLQRSTRYPAGVTLRFARVVRYREDKTPEDADTVQTLLAAHPEATR; encoded by the coding sequence ATGCTGCTGACCCGGCTCGCCCACGTGTCCCAGGAGGTCGCCGCCACCTCCGCCCGGTCCCGGAAGATCGCCCTGCTCGCCGAACTGTTCCGGGACGCCGACGCCGACGACGTACCCATCGTCATCCCGTATCTCGCCGGACGCCTGCCACAGGGGCGGCTCGGGATCGGCTGGAAGGTACTGGACCAGCAGGTTCCCGGCGCCGTCGAGCCCTCGCTCACCGTGCGGGACGTCGACGCCCGGCTCACGGCGATCGGCGCGGTCGGCGGCGCCGGTTCGCAGGCCGAACGCAGGCGACTGGTGGGCGAGTTGCTCGCGGCGGCCACGACGGACGAGCAGCGGTTCCTGTTCGCGCTGATCACTGGTGAGGTTCGGCAGGGCGCCCTGGACGCGGTGGCCGTGGAAGGGCTGGCGACGGCCACCGACGCGCCGCCCGCGGACGTACGGCGGGCGGTGATGCTGGCAGGGGCGATCCAGCCCGTCGCACAGGCCCTGCTGGCCGACGGACCGGCGGCCCTCGCCCGCTTCCGGCTCACCGTCGGCCGCCCCGTCCTGCCGATGCTCGCGCACAGCGCCTCCTCGGTGGCGGAGGCCGTCGAGAAGCTCGGCGCCTGCGCCGTCGAGGAGAAACTGGACGGCATCCGGGTCCAGGTCCACCGCGACGGCGACGACGTACGGCTCTACACCCGCACCCTCGACGACATCACCGACCGGCTGCCCGAACTGATCACTGTCGCAAGGGCGTTGAGAGGTGATCGGTTCATCCTGGACGGCGAGGTGATCGCCTTCGACGCGGCCGGCCGGCCACGTTCCTTCCAGGAGACCGCCGGCCGCGTCGGCTCGCGCGTGGACGTGGAGACGGCTGCCCGGGACGTCCCCGTGTCGCCCGTCTTCTTCGACGTGCTCTCGGTCGACGGCCACGATCTCCTCGACCTCCCGTTCGCCGAGCGGCACACGGAACTGGCCCGGCTGGTCCCCGAGCCGATGCGAGTGCGGCGGCTGCTGGCCGGCGGCCCCGCCGACCTCCCCGCCGCCGAGACGTTCCTCGCCGACACCCTGGCACGCGGCCACGAGGGCGTCGTGATCAAGGCCCTCGACGCCCCCTACAGCGCGGGCCGGCGCGGTGCGTCCTGGCTGAAGGTCAAGCCCGTACACACGCTCGACCTGGTGGTGCTGGCGGCCGAGTGGGGCCATGGACGCCGTACCGGCAAGCTGTCGAACCTGCACCTCGCGGCCCGCAACCCCGACGGCTCCTTCGCCATGCTCGGCAAGACCTTCAAGGGCATGACCGACGCGATGCTGACCTGGCAGACCGAGCGGCTCCAGGCGCTGGCCGTGTCGGACGACGGCTGGGTGGTGACCGTACGCCCCGAACTGGTCGTCGAGATCGCCTACGACGGTCTCCAGCGGTCCACCCGGTACCCGGCCGGTGTCACCCTCCGCTTCGCCCGCGTCGTCCGCTACCGCGAGGACAAGACGCCGGAAGACGCGGACACCGTACAGACCCTGCTGGCCGCGCACCCGGAGGCGACCCGGTGA